The genomic region ACCTGCTCGCCGCCTTCGGCCCCAAGGACTACGCCAAAAACTACGTCGGCGAAGCCTTCGGCAATCTGCTCAATGATGTGGTGGCATTCGCCAAGGCCAACGGCCTCAGCGGCAAGGACGTGCTGGTCAGCGGCCACAGCCTCGGTGGCCTGGCGGTCAACAGCATGGCCGATTTGAGCGGCGGCAAGTGGGGCGGTTTCTTTGCGGACTCCAACTACATCGCCTACGCCTCGCCAACCCAGAGCAGCACCGACAAAGTGCTCAACGTCGGCTACGAAAACGACCCGGTGTTCCGCGCCCTCGACGGCTCGACTTTCACCGCCGCGTCGGTCGGCGTGCACGATGCGCCGAAAGAGTCGGCCACCGACAACATCGTCAGTTTCAACGATCACTACGCCTCGACCGCGTGGAATCTGCTGCCGTACTCGATCCTCAATATTCCCACCTGGATCTCGCACTTGCCGACCGCGTATGGCGACGGCATGAACCGCGTGATCGACTCAAAATTCTACGACCTGACCAGCCGCGACTCGACGATCATCGTCGCCAACCTCTCGGACCCGGCGCGGGCCAACACCTGGGTGCAGGACCTCAACCGCAACGCTGAAACCCACAAGGGCAGCACGTTCATCATCGGCAGCGACGCCAACGATCTGATCCAGGGCGGCAGCGGCAACGATTATCTGGAAGGTCGCGCCGGCAACGACACCTTCCGCGACGGCGGCGGCTACAACGTCATCCTTGGCGGGCAGGGCAACAACACCCTCGATCTGCAAAGCGCGGTTAAGAACTTTGACTTCGCCAATGACGGCGCCGGCAATCTCTACGTGCGCGATGCCAACGGCGGGATCAGCATCACCCGCGATATCGGCAGCATTGTCACCAAGGAACCGGGCTTTCTCTGGGGCCTGTTCAAGGACGATGTGACCCACAGCGTCACGGCCAGCGGCTTGAAGGTCGGCAACAATGTCACTGCGTACGAATCCAGCGTCAAAGGCACCGCTGGCGCCGACACGCTGAAGGCGCATTCGGGTGGCGATTGGTTGTTCGGGCTGGACGGTAACGATCACCTGATCGGTGGCACAGGCGATGACGTGTTTGTTGGCGGTGCTGGTAATGACCTGATGGAGTCGGGGGGCGGGGCGGATACGTTCTTGTTCAACGGTGCGTTTGGGCAGGATCGAGTAGTCGGTTACACGTCCAACGACAAACTGGTGTTTCTCGGCGTGCAGGGTGTTTTGCCGGCGGAGGACTTCCGTGCTCATGCCTCTTCAGTAGGACAGGATACGGTGCTGACGTTTGGCAACGATTCGGTGACGCTGGTCGGGGTGTCGCTCAATAGCCTGAGTGCTGACGGTGTTGTGATCGCCTGAGGTTGATGGGGCGCCGGTAAGGGCCTCTTCGCCAGCAGGCTGGCTCCCACACTGGATCTGTGTCGTTTATAAATCCCCTGTGGGAGCGAGCCTGCTCGCGAAGAACGATAACTCGGTTTCAAAAGTGACTCGATGGCCACGACCTGACTCAAAGCCCTGCGAAAACAGGAAATGCGGCCTAAAGCCAGCACGTGCACACACGTTCTATAGCTAGCCGCCATTGAGTACAGGAGATTCAAACGTGAAAGGTTTCAAGGGGTATGTCGGGTTCGTTGCACTGGCGCTGTGTTCGGCCAATGTCTGGGCCGACCTGCCTCAAAGTTCGATTCTGAGCCGTTACGGCATCACCACCGACCAACTGCCGAGTCCGCCGAAAACCGAGGCGGTCGAGCCGGTTGAAGAGAAGAGCCGCTTTCAGATTCAGCCCGAACAACCGTTCGTGACCCTGCGCCTGGGTGACGGCAAGCAGCCGCAGACCACCGGCAATCTGAGCATCGATCGCATGGCGCAGCAGGATCTGGAACGCTGCCGGCGCTTGCAGGGCGAAGTGGTCAAGCGCGGTGGCACGTACATGCCTTGTGACGGCAGCATTCCGGGCATGCCGACCTTCGAATAACACGTAATGATCGTTCCCACGCTCTGCGTGGGAATGCCTCAACGGACGCTCCGCGTTCGGCTTTGAAGGGACGCGGAGCGTCCCGGGCTGCATTCCCACGCAGAGCGTGGGAACGAGCGAAACCTAGTCTTCTTCGCGCACCGTGGCTACTTCATCGGCGCGAACCTTCACCTTGGACCCGGAAATATCTTCGAACTCATAGAAGCCATCCTTGGTTTTGGTTTTCGGCATGTCCTTGGTCAGATACTGGGTGCCGTTCTGCAGAGTGACCACCGTCGGGGTCGAGCAACCGGCCAGTGCCAGCGCGGCAACGACGGCGAAAGGGATGCCCAGTGACTTGATTTTCATACCCACCTCTAAATCCTCATTCGATGTGATGCCGAGCATTGTCGGCCTTCTAACGCGGTTGGTGCTATCTCCGTGAGAAAAGTTCGATAGCCCGGCGAAAAAATGCCATTGATCATTTTCCGTTTGCACCGGGCAGGGCACAGCTGTTATCTGTACGCATAACCAGTACTCGCTCGCCATGGCCCCAGAATTCCCGTGACTGCCAATCCCCTCGACGACCCGTTCTATTACCTTAACAACTTCCGGCAAGTGCTTGATTGGCTTGAGCTTCGCTATGCCGATGTGATGGGTGAAACGGAGCACGCGTTCATCCGCGACTTCAAGGCCTTGCCACGCGCGACTCAGGGTTTGCTGGTGCGGATGGTCATGCGCAAGGGCGTGCATTTTCGCGCCGGCAAACTCAATTACGCTGAAATCGGTGACATCGCTGCGGCCGCGCAACCCTTGCTGGAGCGTGGCTGGATCGATGAACACGCGCCGCTGGCCCTCGCCGAGTTGTTCGACGTGTTGCTCAAAGCCGAGCTTGTGCAGGCCTTCGGCGCCGCCATCGAACAGCCCAAGGGGCGCAAGGATGACTGGCTGCCGCTGCTGGCCGAGCAGTTCAGCGAATTGCGCTGCCTGCGCGACTGGGCGCCACTGCTCGATGACCGGCTGTTCAGCCTGACCATCATGGACCTGTGCGACCGCTTGCGGCTGATGTTCTTCGGCAACCTGTATCAGGACTGGTCGGAATTCGTCCTCGCCGACCTGGGCATCTTCACCTATGAAAAAGTCGAGTTCTGCGCCGACTCGCGGGGCCTGCGCAGCCGCGAAGACGTCGACGCCTGTCTGTTCCTGCACCACTGCCAAATGCGTTTCGAGGCCGGCGAGCCGCTTGAAACCATCGTCGAGCAAGTCAGTGCCTTGCACTTCGACAACCCGTGGCTGCAACGCCGGCGTGGCAAGGTGTTGTTCCAGATCGGCCAGTATTGCGAGCGCATCAGCGAGTTTGCCCTGGCCCTGAGCATTTACCGCGACTGCGCCTATCCCGGCGCGCGTTTGCGCATGATCCGTGTGCTGGAGCGCAGCGGCGAATACCCGTTGGCGCTGGAACTCGCGACGCTGGCAGAACAGGCGCCGGAAAGCGCCGCCGAGCAGCAAGGCCTGCAACGGATATTGCCAAGGGTGCGGCGCAAACTCGGCGGCCCGCCGCTCAAACGTGCAGCCGCCAGACCGGTCGAGCGACTGGACCTGCAGTTGCCGCGCAGCGATCCTGCGTTGTCCGTGGAGTTTTACGTGCAGGCGCATCTGCACGATGACGAGGGCCCGGTGCATTACGTAGAGAACAGCCTGATCAACTCGCTGTTCGGCCTGTTGTGCTGGCCGGCGATTTTCGCGCCGTTGCCCGGGGCGTTCTTTCACCCGTTCCAGCGGGGCCCGGTGGACCTGCTCAACGAAGATTTCCAGCAACGCCGCGCCGAGCTGTTTCAGGCGTGCCTGCGCGAACTCGATGACGGTCGCTATACGGCGACCATTCGCCAGCGCTTCATCGACAAGTGGGGCATTCAGTCGCCATTCGTGTTCTGGGGCGCATTGAATGAAACGTTGCTAGAGCAAGCACTGGCCTGTCTGCCCGCCGAACACCTCAAACACTGGTTCAACCGTTTGCTGCTCGACATCAAGGCCAACCGCGCCGGCATGCCCGACCTGATCCAGTTCTGGCCGCAACACAAAACCTACCGAATGATTGAAGTGAAAGGCCCCGGCGATCGCCTGCAGGACAATCAACTGCGCTGGCTGGAGTTCTGCCACCAGCACCAGATGCCAGTGGCCGTGTGTTACGTGCAATGGGCGGAGCAGAGCGCTTGAGCTACAGCATTGCCGTGCGCGCACTGTGCGAGTTCACCGCCAAGACCGGCGACCTGGACCTGCGCTTCACCCCGTCACCCACGGCGCTGGAAGGCATCGCCGGGCACCGCACCGTGGCCTCGCGGCGCAGCGAAAAGTATCAAAGCGAAGTGGCGCTCGAAGGCGAGTTTCTGCAATTGAAGGTCAAGGGCAGGGCGGACGGCTACGACCCGGCGCAAAACTGCCTGGAAGAAGTCAAAACCTACCGTGGCGACCTGAGCAAGCAACCGGCCAATCAC from Pseudomonas tensinigenes harbors:
- a CDS encoding polyurethane esterase, producing MGVYDYKNFGTADSKALFSDAMAITLYSYHNLDNGFATGYQHNGFGLGLPATLVTALLGGTDSQGVIPGIPWNPDSEKLALEAVKKAGWTPITASQLGYDGKTDARGTFFGEKAGYTTAQVEILGKYDAQGHLTELGIAFRGTSGPRENLILDSIGDVINDLLAAFGPKDYAKNYVGEAFGNLLNDVVAFAKANGLSGKDVLVSGHSLGGLAVNSMADLSGGKWGGFFADSNYIAYASPTQSSTDKVLNVGYENDPVFRALDGSTFTAASVGVHDAPKESATDNIVSFNDHYASTAWNLLPYSILNIPTWISHLPTAYGDGMNRVIDSKFYDLTSRDSTIIVANLSDPARANTWVQDLNRNAETHKGSTFIIGSDANDLIQGGSGNDYLEGRAGNDTFRDGGGYNVILGGQGNNTLDLQSAVKNFDFANDGAGNLYVRDANGGISITRDIGSIVTKEPGFLWGLFKDDVTHSVTASGLKVGNNVTAYESSVKGTAGADTLKAHSGGDWLFGLDGNDHLIGGTGDDVFVGGAGNDLMESGGGADTFLFNGAFGQDRVVGYTSNDKLVFLGVQGVLPAEDFRAHASSVGQDTVLTFGNDSVTLVGVSLNSLSADGVVIA
- a CDS encoding YgdI/YgdR family lipoprotein, with the translated sequence MKIKSLGIPFAVVAALALAGCSTPTVVTLQNGTQYLTKDMPKTKTKDGFYEFEDISGSKVKVRADEVATVREED
- a CDS encoding VRR-NUC domain-containing protein, which codes for MTANPLDDPFYYLNNFRQVLDWLELRYADVMGETEHAFIRDFKALPRATQGLLVRMVMRKGVHFRAGKLNYAEIGDIAAAAQPLLERGWIDEHAPLALAELFDVLLKAELVQAFGAAIEQPKGRKDDWLPLLAEQFSELRCLRDWAPLLDDRLFSLTIMDLCDRLRLMFFGNLYQDWSEFVLADLGIFTYEKVEFCADSRGLRSREDVDACLFLHHCQMRFEAGEPLETIVEQVSALHFDNPWLQRRRGKVLFQIGQYCERISEFALALSIYRDCAYPGARLRMIRVLERSGEYPLALELATLAEQAPESAAEQQGLQRILPRVRRKLGGPPLKRAAARPVERLDLQLPRSDPALSVEFYVQAHLHDDEGPVHYVENSLINSLFGLLCWPAIFAPLPGAFFHPFQRGPVDLLNEDFQQRRAELFQACLRELDDGRYTATIRQRFIDKWGIQSPFVFWGALNETLLEQALACLPAEHLKHWFNRLLLDIKANRAGMPDLIQFWPQHKTYRMIEVKGPGDRLQDNQLRWLEFCHQHQMPVAVCYVQWAEQSA